In Nocardioides marinus, one DNA window encodes the following:
- a CDS encoding DUF3073 domain-containing protein — protein MGRGRAKAKQTKVARELKYRTHETDLGALARELHGGDASDDVAQDDHDEWSDYADPRRD, from the coding sequence ATGGGCCGCGGCCGTGCAAAAGCCAAGCAGACCAAGGTCGCTCGCGAACTCAAGTACCGGACGCATGAGACGGACTTGGGTGCGCTGGCGCGAGAGCTCCACGGGGGCGATGCCTCCGATGACGTCGCTCAGGACGATCACGACGAGTGGTCGGACTACGCCGACCCCCGCCGCGATTGA
- the purM gene encoding phosphoribosylformylglycinamidine cyclo-ligase, with protein sequence MSDSTSAGNAYAEAGVSIEAADKAIELMKVWVEKAKRPEMIGGLGGFAGLFDASALTRYKRPLLATSTDGVGTKVAIAQAMDVHDTIGYDLVGMVVDDLVVCGAEPLFMTDYIATGRVVPERIAAIVKGIAEACVEAGCALVGGETAEHPGLLAPDEYDVAGATTGVVEADDLLGPARVRPDDVVLAMASSGLHSNGYSLVRHVLLSESGAGWALDRHVDELGGPLGRTLLTPTRIYAKACLDLARSTTVHAMSHVTGGGLATNLERVMPEELSATIERGTWTPDPVFDLVRRVGDVSQADLEMTLNCGVGMVALLPADQVDAAVALLAGYGIHAWPAGRVSHATGRPGAVELVGQHPGW encoded by the coding sequence GTGAGCGACAGCACCAGCGCCGGCAACGCCTACGCCGAGGCCGGCGTCAGCATCGAGGCGGCCGACAAGGCCATCGAGCTGATGAAGGTCTGGGTCGAGAAGGCCAAGCGCCCCGAGATGATCGGCGGCCTGGGTGGCTTCGCCGGGCTCTTCGACGCCAGTGCGCTCACCCGCTACAAGCGGCCGCTGCTGGCCACCTCCACCGACGGGGTGGGCACCAAGGTCGCCATCGCGCAGGCCATGGACGTCCACGACACGATCGGCTACGACCTGGTCGGCATGGTCGTCGACGACCTCGTGGTCTGCGGCGCCGAGCCGCTGTTCATGACCGACTACATCGCCACCGGCCGGGTCGTGCCCGAGCGGATCGCCGCGATCGTCAAGGGCATCGCCGAGGCGTGCGTCGAGGCCGGCTGCGCGCTGGTGGGCGGCGAGACCGCCGAGCACCCCGGCCTGCTCGCCCCCGACGAGTACGACGTCGCCGGCGCGACCACCGGCGTGGTGGAGGCCGACGACCTGCTCGGTCCCGCGCGGGTGCGCCCCGACGACGTGGTGCTGGCCATGGCCTCCTCGGGCCTGCACTCCAACGGCTACTCGCTGGTGCGCCACGTGCTGCTCTCGGAGTCCGGCGCCGGCTGGGCCCTCGACCGCCACGTCGACGAGCTCGGCGGCCCGCTGGGCCGGACCCTGCTGACCCCGACCCGCATCTACGCCAAGGCCTGTCTGGACCTCGCGCGCAGCACCACCGTGCACGCGATGTCCCACGTCACCGGCGGTGGCCTGGCGACCAACCTCGAGCGCGTGATGCCCGAGGAGCTCTCCGCGACCATCGAGCGCGGCACCTGGACCCCCGACCCGGTCTTCGACCTGGTGCGGCGCGTCGGGGACGTCTCCCAGGCCGACCTGGAGATGACCCTCAACTGCGGCGTGGGCATGGTCGCGCTGCTGCCCGCCGACCAGGTCGACGCCGCCGTCGCGCTGCTGGCCGGCTACGGCATCCACGCCTGGCCCGCCGGTCGGGTCTCCCACGCCACCGGCCGCCCCGGGGCCGTCGAGCTGGTGGGTCAGCACCCGGGCTGGTGA
- the purF gene encoding amidophosphoribosyltransferase, whose product MPFQSSGHSARRGGDGRLTDALDPQDQGPQDACGVFGVWAPGEDVAKLTYFGLYALQHRGQESAGIAVSNGRQILVYKDMGLVSQVFDETTLDSLKGHLAIGHSRYSTTGASTWHNAQPTFRPTPDGSIALGHNGNLINTHELREAVAALPGPEGELDLAQRPGETSTNDTSLVTALMAHHPDMGLEERALEVLPMLRGAFCFVWMNENTLYAARDPQGIRPLVLGRLDRGWVVASEDAALKTIGASVVREVEPGEMLVIDENGLRSHHFAEPEPKGCVFEYVYLARPDATIAARSVHQARVEMGRQLAREFPVEADLVMPVPESGTPAAAGYAEESGIPFGQGFVKNAYVGRTFIQPSQTLRQLGLRLKLNALEHMVRGKRLVVVDDSIVRGNTQRAQIRMLREAGALEVHVRISSPPVKWPCFYGIDFATRAELIANGLDVDEIAASVGADSLGYISLEGMIESTGQQRSALCTACFTGEYPVELPDESLLGKHLLEATLSSPTMGRALPVLNNP is encoded by the coding sequence GTGCCCTTCCAGAGCAGTGGCCACAGTGCCCGCAGGGGCGGCGACGGACGTCTGACGGACGCGCTGGACCCCCAGGACCAGGGACCCCAGGACGCCTGTGGCGTCTTCGGCGTCTGGGCGCCCGGCGAGGACGTCGCCAAGCTGACCTACTTCGGTCTCTACGCACTCCAGCACCGGGGTCAGGAGTCGGCCGGGATCGCGGTGAGCAACGGGCGTCAGATCCTGGTCTACAAGGACATGGGCCTGGTCTCGCAGGTCTTCGACGAGACGACGCTGGACTCCCTCAAGGGCCATCTCGCGATCGGGCACTCGCGCTACTCCACGACCGGGGCCAGCACCTGGCACAACGCCCAGCCGACCTTCCGGCCCACGCCGGACGGCTCGATCGCGCTGGGCCACAACGGCAACCTGATCAACACCCACGAGCTGCGCGAGGCGGTGGCCGCGCTGCCGGGCCCCGAGGGCGAGCTCGACCTGGCCCAGCGCCCGGGCGAGACCTCGACCAACGACACCAGCCTGGTCACCGCGCTCATGGCCCACCACCCCGACATGGGGCTGGAGGAGCGAGCGCTGGAGGTGCTGCCGATGCTGCGCGGCGCCTTCTGCTTCGTGTGGATGAACGAGAACACCCTCTACGCCGCCCGCGACCCCCAGGGCATCCGTCCGCTGGTCCTCGGCCGCCTCGACCGCGGCTGGGTGGTGGCCTCCGAGGACGCCGCCCTGAAGACCATCGGCGCCTCGGTCGTGCGGGAGGTCGAGCCCGGCGAGATGCTGGTCATCGACGAGAACGGCCTGCGCTCGCACCACTTCGCCGAGCCGGAGCCGAAGGGCTGCGTCTTCGAGTACGTCTACCTCGCCCGTCCCGACGCCACCATCGCCGCCCGCAGCGTGCACCAGGCCCGGGTGGAGATGGGTCGTCAGCTGGCCCGGGAGTTCCCGGTCGAGGCCGACCTGGTGATGCCGGTGCCCGAGTCCGGCACCCCGGCCGCCGCGGGGTACGCCGAGGAGTCGGGCATCCCGTTCGGCCAGGGCTTCGTCAAGAACGCCTACGTCGGCCGCACCTTCATCCAGCCCAGCCAGACCCTGCGCCAGCTCGGCCTGCGGCTCAAGCTCAACGCGCTCGAGCACATGGTGCGCGGCAAGCGCCTCGTCGTGGTCGACGACTCCATCGTGCGCGGCAACACCCAGCGCGCGCAGATCCGTATGCTCCGCGAGGCCGGGGCGCTCGAGGTGCACGTACGCATCTCCTCGCCGCCGGTGAAGTGGCCGTGCTTCTACGGCATCGACTTCGCGACCCGCGCCGAGCTGATCGCCAACGGGCTCGACGTCGACGAGATCGCCGCCAGCGTGGGGGCCGACAGCCTGGGCTACATCTCCTTGGAGGGGATGATCGAGTCGACCGGTCAGCAGCGCTCGGCGCTGTGCACCGCCTGCTTCACCGGCGAGTACCCGGTCGAGCTGCCCGACGAGTCACTGCTCGGCAAGCACCTGCTCGAGGCGACGTTGAGCTCGCCGACGATGGGCCGGGCCCTCCCGGTCCTCAACAACCCCTGA
- a CDS encoding ATP-binding protein: MPDLFRHADLRATLRSITDGVASAAGFRLSAVSVFRNSDELEFLVVSGDEDAQAELGGDVTPREIVDQWLEESERWGGLCFLPHEKTLRLADHVWVGEETTVDHPHAWQPYDMLFAPLLDRDEQLQGILWVDLPLDGLRPGPDKRRSIEIYARQASEAILVAIERSRLAEQVRLAAAARRVVRDATAQLDLDRLLEATVAAAREGFGVDDARVLLDNAEEVESLDELSALARSLAHGCWARQRTLVVSPQRTAPGLLTPAEHAALLAGLEEKGDTSLLLVPLGAGTECLGRMLMFRHDRADWSDEEADAALDMGHDLGRAVLNARSFAREQHAAAYTQQLIATMAHELQNPLAAARGYASILEDVLDELGVQDADARRSLRGLERASGRLVDIVTDLLALARATEETDPTQCPPVDLVGLVGDSVEMVSVQAAPREISVTLDVPAHPLPVRGEPGDLERVASNLVGNAVKYSPDGAAVRVTLTEEPDGPAGPHVVLAVADDGIGISAADQERLFEEFFRSEAPEAVQQPGTGLGLAIVKRVVDRHRGTITVSSAPGEGSTFTVRLPRADA, from the coding sequence GTGCCCGACCTGTTCCGGCACGCCGACCTGCGCGCGACGCTGCGCTCGATCACCGACGGGGTGGCCAGCGCGGCCGGCTTCCGGCTCTCCGCGGTCAGCGTCTTCCGCAACAGCGACGAGCTGGAGTTCCTCGTCGTCAGCGGCGACGAGGACGCCCAGGCCGAGCTCGGTGGCGACGTCACCCCGCGCGAGATCGTGGACCAGTGGCTCGAGGAGTCCGAGCGATGGGGCGGACTGTGCTTCCTGCCGCACGAGAAGACGCTGCGCCTGGCCGACCACGTGTGGGTGGGCGAGGAGACCACGGTCGACCACCCGCACGCCTGGCAGCCCTACGACATGCTCTTCGCCCCGCTGCTGGACCGCGACGAGCAGCTGCAGGGGATCTTGTGGGTGGACCTGCCCCTCGACGGCCTGCGCCCGGGCCCGGACAAGCGGCGCAGCATCGAGATCTACGCCCGTCAGGCCAGCGAGGCGATCCTGGTCGCCATCGAGCGCAGCCGCCTGGCCGAGCAGGTGCGCCTCGCCGCCGCCGCGCGCCGCGTCGTACGCGATGCGACCGCGCAGCTGGACCTCGACCGTCTGCTCGAGGCCACCGTGGCGGCCGCGCGCGAGGGCTTCGGCGTCGACGACGCCCGCGTGCTGCTCGACAACGCCGAGGAGGTCGAGTCCCTCGACGAGCTGTCCGCCCTGGCCCGGTCCCTCGCACACGGCTGCTGGGCCCGGCAGCGCACGCTGGTGGTCTCCCCCCAGCGCACCGCGCCCGGCCTGCTCACCCCCGCCGAGCACGCCGCGCTGCTCGCGGGCCTGGAGGAGAAGGGCGACACCTCGCTCCTGCTGGTGCCCCTCGGGGCGGGCACCGAGTGCCTCGGCCGGATGCTGATGTTCCGCCACGACCGGGCCGACTGGTCCGACGAGGAGGCCGACGCGGCCCTCGACATGGGTCACGACCTGGGCCGCGCGGTCCTCAACGCACGCAGCTTCGCCCGGGAGCAGCACGCGGCCGCGTACACCCAGCAGCTGATCGCCACCATGGCCCACGAGCTGCAGAACCCGCTCGCGGCCGCCCGGGGCTACGCCTCGATCCTCGAGGACGTGCTCGACGAGCTCGGCGTCCAGGACGCGGACGCCCGCAGGAGCCTGCGGGGCCTGGAGCGGGCCAGCGGCCGCCTGGTCGACATCGTGACCGACCTGCTCGCGCTGGCCCGGGCGACCGAGGAGACCGACCCGACGCAGTGCCCGCCCGTGGACCTGGTCGGGCTCGTGGGCGACAGCGTGGAGATGGTCTCGGTGCAGGCCGCGCCGCGTGAGATCTCGGTGACCCTGGACGTCCCCGCCCACCCGCTGCCGGTGCGCGGTGAGCCCGGGGACCTGGAGCGGGTCGCCTCCAACCTGGTCGGCAACGCCGTGAAGTACTCCCCCGACGGTGCCGCCGTCCGGGTCACGCTCACCGAGGAGCCCGACGGTCCCGCGGGTCCCCACGTGGTGCTGGCGGTGGCCGACGACGGCATCGGCATCTCGGCCGCCGACCAGGAGCGCCTGTTCGAGGAGTTCTTCCGCAGCGAGGCGCCCGAGGCCGTCCAGCAGCCCGGCACCGGCCTGGGCCTGGCCATCGTCAAGCGGGTCGTCGACCGGCACCGCGGCACGATCACCGTCAGCTCGGCGCCGGGCGAGGGCAGCACCTTCACGGTGCGGCTCCCCCGCGCCGACGCCTGA
- a CDS encoding (2Fe-2S)-binding protein yields the protein MPKQTFVLNGERVTVKVANDERVLWVLRDLLGVTGPKYGCGINVCKACTSHINGKAFNPCSVKVGDLEPDDEITTIEGLADTVKGDLHPMQEAWIDRDVPQCGYCQPGQIMAAVALVRKVQREGGTITEADLDGIRNICRCGTYTRIREAVRQGARRM from the coding sequence ATGCCCAAGCAGACCTTCGTCCTCAACGGCGAGCGGGTGACCGTCAAGGTCGCCAACGACGAGCGCGTCCTGTGGGTCCTGCGGGACCTGCTCGGCGTCACCGGCCCGAAGTACGGCTGCGGGATCAACGTGTGCAAGGCGTGCACGTCCCACATCAACGGCAAGGCGTTCAACCCGTGCTCGGTCAAGGTGGGCGACCTCGAGCCCGACGACGAGATCACCACCATCGAGGGCCTGGCGGACACCGTGAAGGGCGACCTGCACCCGATGCAGGAGGCCTGGATCGACCGGGACGTGCCGCAGTGCGGCTACTGCCAGCCGGGCCAGATCATGGCGGCGGTCGCCCTGGTGCGGAAGGTGCAGCGCGAGGGCGGCACCATCACCGAGGCCGACCTCGACGGCATCCGCAACATCTGCCGGTGCGGCACCTACACCCGCATCCGCGAGGCGGTGCGGCAGGGCGCGCGCAGGATGTGA
- a CDS encoding molybdopterin cofactor-binding domain-containing protein has translation MHESSTTARSTTGHVDSPGGTGEVASSPPGLDRRRFVGYVLGGATLVTAADLTLGRVPARGAVPSLPQIPEIYDLEDLQTDAALATSQLITVTIREDGTAAFELPRMEVGQGIVTSTAMILAEELDLPMRKIEVTLAPARPELLMNQLTGGSNTTVSTFTPIRVAAAIARQQLLEAAAARLGTDADRLSTISGAVVDGAGNAIPYGELAADAASQVVKQVGVTLRPREEYRVIGTGRKRTDAKAAVTGQKDFSTDLQVKGAKPTMVCRPPTHRGRPVRLRNEKQILKMKGVTHVAQIPTGIAVRAKTFGQCIDAIRKMDVEWDLGDLAGENDESILAGLRAAELPMAVPQVPILAEQVDLDFEFMFRSSAALEPYAAIADVREDRAEIWAGLKVPILAQQNIAQELGMTQDQVKVNVVTGGGSFGHKLFSDHAIEAAQISQAMGKPVKLMWHRADEPRQGRLHPMCTSRVRATMLAGQVLSFEQRHTSVVTDFSHGLGEIITSTIDEAPTEVGRYLGGLGFAETIFTLTQELPYNLGAITQLLMETDQRFSTGSMRNIYSPDVCVAAELTMDEIARRMGKDPLELRLELCRNDRVRAAIEAVAKRGNWGRSMPKGTAQGIAVHKEYKGCTAVLVEIDCRPRTVNRKVRNAVTGPRVTKAVIAVDAGLVINPIGLEAQMQGGFMDGLALTLTSSCHLEDGRFLEASWDNYFYTRQWNVPPEMEVIVMDPDVDQPGGAGEAAVGSSAAAVACAYARATGSVPTRFPINHDTISFKPKSFIPPVPKSPTNGLKFTY, from the coding sequence ATGCACGAGTCCAGCACGACCGCACGCAGCACGACCGGCCACGTCGACAGCCCGGGAGGGACGGGTGAGGTCGCGAGCAGCCCGCCGGGCCTGGACCGCCGACGGTTCGTCGGGTACGTCCTCGGCGGCGCCACGCTCGTCACGGCCGCCGACCTGACGCTGGGGCGCGTCCCCGCGCGCGGCGCCGTCCCCTCGCTGCCGCAGATCCCGGAGATCTACGACCTCGAGGACCTCCAGACCGACGCCGCGCTGGCCACGAGCCAGCTGATCACGGTCACCATCCGCGAGGACGGCACCGCCGCGTTCGAGCTGCCGCGCATGGAGGTCGGTCAGGGCATCGTCACTTCGACGGCGATGATCCTCGCCGAGGAGCTCGACCTGCCGATGCGCAAGATCGAGGTCACCCTCGCGCCGGCGCGCCCCGAGCTGCTGATGAACCAGCTCACCGGCGGCTCCAACACGACCGTCTCGACGTTCACCCCGATCCGGGTCGCGGCGGCCATCGCCCGCCAGCAGCTGCTCGAGGCCGCAGCCGCGCGGCTGGGCACCGACGCCGACCGGCTGAGCACGATCTCCGGCGCCGTCGTCGACGGCGCCGGCAACGCCATCCCCTACGGCGAGCTCGCGGCCGACGCCGCCAGCCAGGTGGTCAAGCAGGTGGGGGTGACGCTGCGCCCGCGCGAGGAGTACCGCGTCATCGGCACCGGTCGCAAGCGCACCGACGCCAAGGCGGCGGTCACGGGGCAGAAGGACTTCTCCACCGACCTGCAGGTCAAGGGCGCCAAGCCCACGATGGTCTGCCGCCCGCCCACGCACCGCGGCCGTCCGGTCCGGCTGCGCAACGAGAAGCAGATCCTGAAGATGAAGGGCGTCACCCACGTGGCGCAGATCCCCACCGGCATCGCCGTGCGGGCCAAGACCTTCGGCCAGTGCATCGACGCCATCCGCAAGATGGACGTCGAGTGGGACCTCGGCGACCTGGCGGGCGAGAACGACGAGTCGATCCTCGCGGGGCTGCGCGCCGCCGAGCTGCCGATGGCGGTCCCGCAGGTGCCGATCCTGGCCGAGCAGGTCGACCTCGACTTCGAGTTCATGTTCCGCAGCAGTGCGGCCCTGGAGCCGTACGCCGCGATCGCCGACGTCCGCGAGGACCGCGCCGAGATCTGGGCTGGCCTGAAGGTGCCGATCCTGGCCCAGCAGAACATCGCGCAGGAGCTGGGCATGACCCAGGACCAGGTGAAGGTCAACGTCGTCACCGGCGGTGGCTCCTTCGGGCACAAGCTCTTCAGCGACCACGCGATCGAGGCCGCGCAGATCTCCCAGGCGATGGGCAAGCCGGTCAAGCTGATGTGGCACCGCGCCGACGAGCCGCGGCAGGGTCGTCTGCACCCGATGTGCACCTCGCGCGTGCGGGCCACGATGCTCGCCGGTCAGGTGCTCTCCTTCGAGCAGCGGCACACCAGCGTCGTCACCGACTTCAGCCATGGGCTCGGCGAGATCATCACCTCCACCATCGACGAGGCGCCGACCGAGGTCGGTCGCTACCTCGGCGGTCTCGGGTTCGCGGAGACGATCTTCACCCTCACCCAGGAGCTCCCCTACAACCTGGGGGCGATCACCCAGCTGCTGATGGAGACCGACCAGCGCTTCAGCACCGGCAGCATGCGCAACATCTACAGCCCCGACGTCTGCGTGGCCGCGGAGCTGACGATGGACGAGATCGCTCGCCGGATGGGCAAGGACCCCCTCGAGCTGAGGCTCGAGCTGTGCCGCAACGACCGGGTGCGCGCGGCGATCGAGGCGGTGGCCAAGCGCGGGAACTGGGGCCGGTCGATGCCCAAGGGCACCGCCCAGGGCATCGCCGTGCACAAGGAGTACAAGGGCTGCACCGCCGTGCTGGTGGAGATCGACTGCCGGCCGCGGACGGTCAACCGCAAGGTGCGCAACGCGGTCACCGGTCCGCGCGTGACCAAGGCGGTCATCGCCGTCGACGCCGGTCTGGTCATCAACCCGATCGGCCTCGAGGCCCAGATGCAGGGCGGCTTCATGGACGGCCTCGCGCTGACCCTGACCAGCAGCTGCCACCTCGAGGACGGTCGGTTCCTGGAGGCCAGCTGGGACAACTACTTCTACACCCGGCAGTGGAACGTGCCTCCGGAGATGGAGGTCATCGTGATGGATCCCGACGTCGACCAGCCCGGTGGTGCCGGCGAGGCGGCCGTCGGCTCGTCCGCGGCCGCGGTGGCCTGCGCGTACGCCCGGGCGACCGGCAGCGTGCCGACCCGGTTCCCCATCAACCACGACACGATCTCGTTCAAGCCCAAGTCCTTCATCCCCCCTGTGCCCAAGTCGCCGACCAACGGCCTGAAGTTCACCTACTGA
- a CDS encoding dipeptidase, giving the protein MSDDLRARVQSVLPGIRSDLEDLVRIESVSADPERAGEVQRSAEAVKALFDAEGFTSEIVSADGGAPAVIAHKAGPAGAPTVLLYAHHDVQPENDHADWDSPPFEPTERGDRLYARGAADDKAGIAAHLGAVRVFGDDLPVNVVMFIEGEEEVGSETLPALLAEHHESLRADVIVIADSGNWDIGVPALTTSLRGLVRMDIEVRTLTHAVHSGMWGGLVPDSLMALSRVIASLHDDEGNVAIKGLHAGPAADVEYPEDRLRAESGAAPGIDWIGSGSAVERLWTKPALSITGLDAPKVAGASNTLVPAARARISMRIAPGDTAENAVARLVEHLEAHTPWGATLTHTVVDTGEATQIDATGPAYDAARSAFTEAWDGTEPIDMGVGGSIPFIAEFLDAFPQASVLVTGVEDPDTRAHGANEGLHLAEFERVVLAETLLLAKLGAE; this is encoded by the coding sequence ATGAGTGACGACCTCCGCGCCCGCGTCCAGTCCGTCCTGCCCGGCATCCGGTCCGACCTCGAGGACCTCGTGCGCATCGAGTCGGTCAGCGCCGACCCGGAGCGGGCGGGCGAGGTTCAGCGCAGCGCCGAGGCCGTGAAGGCGCTCTTCGACGCCGAGGGCTTCACCTCCGAGATCGTCAGCGCCGACGGCGGTGCCCCGGCCGTCATCGCCCACAAGGCGGGGCCGGCGGGTGCCCCGACCGTGCTGCTCTACGCCCACCACGACGTCCAGCCCGAGAACGACCACGCCGACTGGGACTCCCCGCCCTTCGAGCCCACCGAGCGCGGCGACCGTCTCTACGCCCGTGGTGCGGCCGACGACAAGGCCGGCATCGCCGCCCACCTGGGCGCGGTCCGCGTCTTCGGCGACGACCTGCCCGTCAACGTCGTGATGTTCATCGAGGGCGAGGAGGAGGTCGGCTCGGAGACGCTGCCGGCGCTGCTCGCCGAGCACCACGAGTCGCTGCGCGCCGACGTCATCGTCATCGCCGACTCCGGCAACTGGGACATCGGCGTCCCCGCCCTCACCACCAGCCTGCGCGGCCTGGTCCGCATGGACATCGAGGTCCGCACCCTGACCCACGCCGTGCACTCGGGCATGTGGGGCGGGCTCGTCCCGGACTCGCTGATGGCGCTGTCGCGGGTGATCGCGAGCCTCCACGACGACGAGGGCAACGTGGCGATCAAGGGCCTGCACGCCGGCCCGGCCGCGGACGTGGAGTACCCCGAGGACCGGCTGCGCGCCGAGTCCGGCGCCGCCCCCGGCATCGACTGGATCGGCTCCGGCTCGGCCGTCGAGCGGCTGTGGACCAAGCCCGCCCTCTCGATCACCGGTCTCGACGCCCCCAAGGTCGCCGGCGCCTCCAACACCCTCGTCCCGGCCGCCAGGGCCCGCATCTCGATGCGCATCGCCCCCGGTGACACCGCCGAGAACGCCGTCGCCCGCCTCGTCGAGCACCTCGAGGCGCACACGCCGTGGGGCGCCACGCTCACCCACACCGTCGTCGACACCGGCGAGGCGACCCAGATCGATGCCACCGGTCCGGCGTACGACGCCGCCCGCTCGGCCTTCACCGAGGCCTGGGACGGCACCGAGCCGATCGACATGGGCGTCGGCGGCTCGATCCCGTTCATCGCCGAGTTCCTCGACGCCTTCCCGCAGGCCAGCGTGCTCGTCACCGGCGTCGAGGACCCCGACACCCGCGCCCACGGCGCCAACGAGGGCCTGCACCTCGCGGAGTTCGAGCGGGTCGTGCTCGCCGAGACCCTCCTCCTCGCCAAGCTCGGCGCCGAGTAG
- a CDS encoding sterol carrier family protein: MPARLRLADPAELADALDRLRAGGDERVDLKLVVKHVLAVLEQRAPGHSVEVRVPPYAAVQCIPGVRHTRGTPPAVVETDARTMIALAAGELAWADAVAEGRVSASGERTDLTPHLPLL, from the coding sequence GTGCCCGCCCGCCTCCGCCTCGCCGACCCCGCCGAGCTCGCCGACGCCCTCGACCGGCTCCGGGCCGGTGGCGACGAGCGCGTCGACCTCAAGCTGGTCGTCAAGCATGTGCTGGCGGTGCTGGAGCAGCGGGCGCCCGGGCACTCGGTGGAGGTGCGCGTCCCGCCGTACGCCGCCGTGCAGTGCATCCCCGGCGTGCGCCACACCCGGGGCACCCCGCCGGCGGTGGTGGAGACCGACGCGCGCACGATGATCGCCCTGGCAGCCGGTGAGCTGGCCTGGGCCGACGCCGTGGCCGAGGGCCGGGTCAGCGCGTCCGGGGAGCGGACCGACCTGACGCCCCACCTGCCACTGCTGTAG